A genomic window from Methanothrix sp. includes:
- a CDS encoding cation diffusion facilitator family transporter, with protein MISRAEVKGRAARLSVVACTFLVALKLAVGLMIGSVSIISEAAHSAVDLIAALMAYLSVRIAGRPADDDHPFGHGKVENISGTVEALLIFLAAYWILSEAWSKIMNPTEIETVWLGAGVMLVSAIVNTLVSRRLFSVGRETESVALQADAWHLRTDVYTSLGVMLGLVAIWMGERISMDLRILDPLAAILVSLLILKAALHLTIASARDLLDSSLPEDEKTLIKEKIVSMKPDVRGFHAFRTRRSGSYRFAEFHILVDSDMTVEESHQLTDMLTRAIREQYPCSFVTIHVEPCRLCCDPGCVEGCILSEDERREIEGSARGMRAVSAD; from the coding sequence ATGATTAGCAGAGCAGAGGTAAAGGGAAGGGCGGCCAGGCTCTCCGTTGTAGCCTGCACATTTCTTGTGGCCCTCAAGCTGGCCGTCGGGCTGATGATCGGCTCGGTCTCGATCATCTCGGAGGCCGCACACTCTGCAGTGGATCTCATCGCAGCCCTCATGGCATATCTCTCCGTCAGGATCGCCGGCAGGCCTGCGGACGATGACCATCCCTTCGGCCACGGGAAGGTCGAGAACATCTCAGGCACCGTGGAGGCGCTGCTGATCTTTCTCGCCGCCTACTGGATACTCTCCGAGGCCTGGTCGAAGATCATGAACCCCACGGAGATCGAGACGGTGTGGCTCGGCGCTGGCGTCATGCTCGTCTCTGCGATTGTAAACACACTCGTCTCCCGCAGGCTTTTCTCTGTAGGACGTGAAACTGAGTCTGTTGCCCTCCAGGCGGACGCGTGGCATCTTCGAACCGATGTATACACATCCCTGGGCGTGATGCTGGGGCTCGTGGCTATCTGGATGGGCGAGAGAATATCCATGGACCTGAGGATTCTGGATCCGCTTGCCGCAATCTTAGTATCCCTGCTGATCCTGAAGGCTGCTCTCCATCTCACAATCGCCTCTGCGCGCGATCTCCTCGACTCGAGCCTGCCTGAGGATGAGAAGACCCTCATAAAGGAGAAGATCGTCTCCATGAAGCCGGACGTTCGTGGCTTTCACGCCTTCAGAACTAGGCGCTCCGGCTCGTACAGGTTTGCTGAGTTCCACATCCTGGTGGACTCGGACATGACTGTTGAGGAATCGCATCAGCTGACAGATATGCTCACCAGGGCCATACGCGAGCAGTACCCGTGCTCTTTCGTCACAATACATGTGGAGCCGTGCAGGCTTTGCTGTGACCCGGGATGTGTTGAGGGATGCATCCTGAGCGAGGATGAGAGAAGAGAGATCGAGGGGTCTGCACGTGGGATGAGAGCGGTCAGTGCCGACTGA
- a CDS encoding response regulator has protein sequence MVEDTRKLRILLVEDNPEDVFLTRKVLRKSGLDGDMQITGDGAEALRILEDMFRAGEHLPDLILLDINLPDMGGMTVLKSIKGDARFSRIPVVMLTCSNADSDIQRSYDLGASTYLVKPVSRDAMMLVMRALFG, from the coding sequence ATGGTTGAAGATACAAGAAAGCTCAGGATACTCCTTGTGGAGGACAACCCGGAGGATGTTTTCCTCACAAGAAAGGTTCTGAGGAAGAGCGGTCTCGATGGAGACATGCAGATCACAGGAGACGGCGCGGAGGCTCTGCGCATTCTTGAGGATATGTTCAGAGCGGGAGAGCACCTTCCGGATCTGATTCTTCTCGACATCAACCTGCCGGACATGGGCGGCATGACGGTGCTGAAGAGCATCAAGGGCGATGCGCGTTTCTCCAGGATACCTGTGGTGATGCTGACATGCTCCAACGCGGATTCTGACATCCAGCGGAGCTACGACCTTGGAGCGAGCACATATCTCGTTAAGCCGGTCTCAAGGGACGCGATGATGCTGGTCATGAGGGCCCTCTTCGGCTGA
- a CDS encoding RNA-protein complex protein Nop10, with the protein MVRSKILRCERCRLYTLKETCPRCGSRTSGTKPARFSPEDRYGRYRRALFSESGREEGKT; encoded by the coding sequence TTGGTCAGATCAAAGATACTGAGATGCGAGCGGTGCAGGCTCTACACCCTCAAGGAGACCTGCCCGAGATGTGGATCCCGCACAAGCGGCACGAAGCCGGCCAGGTTCTCGCCTGAGGACCGGTACGGCAGGTACCGGCGTGCTCTGTTCTCCGAAAGCGGGCGTGAAGAGGGAAAAACATGA
- a CDS encoding nucleoside recognition domain-containing protein, whose amino-acid sequence MLDLLLRALDTAIPVLVTIFLGLFLAGMLMELGILDRLSVLSKPLVSMANLPPISASSFLVSLGSAVAANSMIAEFKMRGALDDRETVLCAMMNSIPVYIREILTYQIPVVVPLLGPVVGVFYAGVFITTAIVKIIIVIVLGRLMLRGRNGAEIHWQPPERNGNPIEATLKILRTQMRPFARISITYMTMTLLVLSLNDHGFFERLSVLPIAQTFGLSPEAIVPLTTYVASPLIGISLLSPMIQSGSLTEIQAATVLMLGSIFMLPIFAMKSMVPNYTAIFGARVGLMIVTISTGLSVMVRAIFLLALLSIG is encoded by the coding sequence ATGCTCGACCTGCTGCTCAGAGCTCTGGACACCGCGATACCTGTGCTGGTGACCATATTCCTCGGGCTGTTTCTAGCGGGCATGCTCATGGAGCTTGGCATTCTCGATCGACTCTCAGTCCTATCAAAACCGCTCGTGTCCATGGCGAACCTGCCACCGATATCCGCATCATCTTTCCTGGTCTCTCTCGGCTCAGCGGTCGCAGCAAACTCGATGATCGCAGAGTTCAAGATGCGTGGCGCCCTCGACGACCGCGAGACAGTGCTATGCGCAATGATGAACAGCATACCTGTGTACATCCGAGAGATACTCACATACCAGATACCGGTGGTTGTCCCGCTTCTGGGACCGGTGGTCGGTGTTTTCTATGCTGGCGTGTTCATAACAACGGCAATCGTCAAGATCATCATAGTGATAGTGCTCGGCAGGCTGATGCTGAGAGGGAGAAACGGTGCGGAGATCCACTGGCAGCCACCAGAAAGAAACGGGAACCCGATTGAGGCCACGCTGAAGATCCTTCGCACACAGATGAGGCCTTTCGCCAGGATCTCCATAACATACATGACCATGACTCTGCTGGTCCTCTCGCTGAACGATCATGGATTCTTCGAGAGGCTGAGTGTTCTCCCGATAGCCCAGACATTCGGCCTCTCCCCTGAGGCTATAGTGCCCCTTACGACATACGTCGCGAGCCCGCTCATCGGGATATCCCTGCTCAGCCCGATGATCCAGAGCGGTTCCCTGACAGAGATACAGGCAGCGACCGTGCTCATGCTTGGCAGCATCTTCATGCTCCCGATCTTCGCCATGAAGAGCATGGTGCCGAACTACACCGCGATATTCGGCGCTCGGGTCGGCCTCATGATCGTCACGATATCAACAGGCCTGAGCGTCATGGTGCGCGCCATCTTCCTGCTGGCGCTTCTGAGCATCGGATGA
- a CDS encoding proteasome assembly chaperone family protein translates to MKKTLVRRLKEVSLDSPILVEGLPGVGHVGKLVAEHLIEELKAEKIIEIYSPHFPPQVLVQADGTVRQVRNEIYAYKGADGEPDLLILVGDYQSATNEGHYELTGIFLDIAEEFGVRRIYTLGGYGTGQFVEPQVIGATNRPELVEEMKGLGVVFHENEPGGGIIGVSGLLVGLGGLRGIDAICLMGTTSGYLVDPKSAHAVLKILCRALGIEVSMQALEERAGEMERIVSKLQEMERAQVPYESGGEEDLRYIG, encoded by the coding sequence ATGAAGAAGACTCTTGTTCGAAGGCTCAAGGAAGTATCTCTTGATAGCCCCATTCTGGTGGAGGGCCTGCCCGGGGTCGGGCACGTTGGAAAGCTTGTCGCTGAGCATCTCATAGAGGAGCTCAAAGCTGAGAAGATCATCGAGATATACTCGCCGCACTTCCCTCCGCAGGTCCTTGTCCAGGCCGATGGCACAGTCCGGCAGGTCAGGAACGAGATCTACGCATACAAGGGTGCTGACGGAGAGCCGGATCTGCTGATCCTTGTGGGAGATTACCAGAGCGCCACGAATGAGGGGCATTACGAGCTCACCGGAATATTTCTTGACATAGCAGAGGAGTTCGGCGTCCGGAGGATTTACACACTCGGGGGCTACGGGACAGGCCAGTTCGTGGAGCCGCAGGTGATCGGAGCAACGAACCGGCCGGAGCTTGTTGAGGAAATGAAGGGGCTGGGGGTGGTCTTCCACGAGAACGAGCCTGGCGGAGGGATCATCGGGGTCAGCGGTCTCCTTGTGGGGCTTGGCGGCCTGAGGGGCATCGATGCCATCTGTCTCATGGGCACCACGAGCGGGTATCTGGTTGATCCGAAGTCTGCGCATGCTGTCCTCAAGATACTCTGCAGGGCGCTCGGGATCGAGGTCAGCATGCAGGCGCTCGAGGAGCGGGCGGGCGAGATGGAGCGGATAGTGAGCAAGCTCCAGGAGATGGAGAGGGCACAGGTACCTTACGAGAGCGGGGGCGAGGAGGATCTCAGGTACATCGGATGA
- a CDS encoding TldD/PmbA family protein, whose translation MSGTSDDLRTAAERLLEKALRLGADEAEVFGVWSRNLTLELRREKVESVSESVLRGLGLRAVIDGGVGFSSTSDLSRIDDVAKAAVSAARILGPDSLWKGLPGRSPVTPVEGVFDRRIAEVQADALLEIAEELLSGCSSVEGVEPVSGGISCTHSLEILINSRGVDLSDEGTSIHIALETITRKGSEVATGSEFDNSRSFSVNARAVGERAADLARRSIDGISIKTDTYDVVLSPVAFAEILENTLAPSVSAENVQKGRSALAGMLGKSIADPRIQLIDDGALPAGMGSSAFDGEGVPSQRNVLLEDGILRCYLYDTYTAGKEGRASTGNSVRSGYSEMPRIGIRNLIVSSKEPVDVLEGVHEGVLVNSVIGAHTANPISGDFSVEARNAFRIRAGEVAEPVRSAMIAGNIFDLMKHMDVGGDARAVGPILTPFVRVRMRVVC comes from the coding sequence ATCTCAGGTACATCGGATGATCTGAGAACAGCTGCGGAGAGGCTGCTCGAGAAGGCTCTGCGCCTGGGGGCTGATGAGGCCGAGGTCTTCGGGGTCTGGAGCAGGAACCTGACGCTCGAGCTCAGGAGGGAGAAAGTGGAGAGCGTCAGCGAGAGCGTTCTCAGGGGACTGGGGCTGCGCGCTGTTATCGATGGCGGCGTTGGTTTTTCAAGCACATCAGATCTGAGCAGGATCGATGATGTTGCTAAAGCTGCGGTGAGCGCTGCCCGCATCCTCGGGCCGGACAGCCTCTGGAAGGGTCTCCCAGGAAGATCGCCGGTCACCCCTGTGGAGGGCGTCTTCGACAGGAGGATCGCAGAGGTCCAGGCGGATGCGCTGCTGGAGATCGCGGAGGAGCTTCTCAGCGGATGCAGTTCTGTTGAGGGGGTCGAGCCGGTATCAGGCGGCATATCATGCACGCACAGCCTGGAGATCCTGATCAACTCCAGAGGTGTTGACCTCTCTGATGAGGGCACATCGATACATATCGCACTGGAGACGATCACCAGAAAGGGCTCTGAGGTTGCGACCGGGAGCGAGTTCGATAACTCGCGCAGTTTCAGCGTAAATGCAAGAGCTGTGGGTGAGAGAGCCGCGGATCTCGCAAGACGCTCTATTGATGGCATATCTATAAAGACCGATACCTACGATGTTGTGCTCTCGCCGGTTGCGTTTGCGGAGATCCTTGAAAACACGCTTGCTCCGTCGGTCTCCGCAGAGAACGTCCAGAAGGGAAGGTCAGCGCTTGCCGGCATGCTGGGCAAGAGCATAGCCGATCCCAGGATACAGCTGATTGATGATGGAGCGCTCCCCGCGGGCATGGGGAGCTCTGCGTTCGACGGAGAGGGTGTACCATCACAGAGAAATGTGCTCCTTGAGGACGGAATCCTGAGGTGCTACCTCTATGATACCTACACAGCCGGAAAGGAGGGGAGGGCGAGCACAGGAAACTCCGTCAGATCAGGCTACTCGGAGATGCCCAGGATCGGGATCCGAAACCTGATCGTATCCTCAAAGGAGCCTGTGGATGTGCTGGAGGGTGTGCACGAGGGCGTTCTTGTGAACAGCGTGATAGGGGCGCACACCGCAAACCCCATATCCGGAGACTTCTCAGTTGAGGCAAGAAACGCATTTCGCATCCGCGCCGGTGAGGTCGCAGAGCCTGTTCGATCTGCCATGATCGCAGGGAACATATTCGACCTCATGAAGCATATGGATGTCGGAGGAGACGCGAGAGCTGTCGGCCCGATCCTGACTCCATTCGTCAGGGTGCGGATGAGAGTGGTGTGCTGA
- the twy1 gene encoding 4-demethylwyosine synthase TYW1, with the protein MRELNGDGMDPAVLERQGYHLVGEGAVKPCLWLKRSLRGGEQCYKHHFYGIESHRCVQMTPVLHCNHLCLHCWRPVDEAIPLPERWTEPEDLLEQVLREQRRILSGYWGSDLVDRARLHEASTPKHVAISLMGEPTFYPHLRGLIKAIKAKGMTSFLVTNGTNPDALDDLEPTQLYISLNAPDEDTYRKVSGGRYWGRILESLSIMHDLRCRTVIRITLVRGLNMFAPEAYAKLLDDAEPDFIEVKAYMHLGRSRYRLQRDAMPSHEEVVSFASELSESIGYSLEDQVSLSRVALLSRGDIHRKLDKP; encoded by the coding sequence ATGCGCGAGCTGAACGGAGACGGTATGGATCCCGCGGTGCTTGAGCGACAGGGTTACCATCTTGTGGGAGAGGGCGCTGTGAAACCCTGCCTGTGGCTGAAGAGAAGTCTTAGAGGAGGGGAGCAGTGCTACAAGCATCACTTCTACGGGATTGAGAGCCATCGGTGCGTGCAGATGACGCCGGTGCTCCACTGCAACCACCTCTGCCTCCACTGCTGGCGGCCTGTGGATGAGGCGATCCCACTGCCTGAGAGGTGGACCGAGCCGGAGGATCTTCTCGAGCAGGTGCTCAGGGAGCAGCGGAGGATACTCTCAGGCTACTGGGGCTCTGATCTCGTCGACCGCGCGAGGCTCCACGAGGCGTCCACACCAAAACATGTGGCGATATCGCTCATGGGGGAGCCCACATTCTACCCGCATCTCAGAGGACTGATCAAGGCAATAAAGGCGAAGGGTATGACATCCTTCCTGGTCACAAACGGCACCAATCCGGATGCTCTGGACGATCTGGAGCCGACACAGCTTTACATCAGCCTGAACGCCCCAGACGAGGATACCTACAGGAAGGTCTCTGGTGGAAGATACTGGGGTCGCATCCTGGAGAGCCTCTCCATAATGCACGATCTGAGGTGCAGGACCGTGATCAGGATCACGCTCGTAAGAGGCTTGAACATGTTTGCTCCTGAGGCATACGCCAAACTTCTGGATGACGCAGAGCCGGACTTCATAGAGGTCAAGGCCTACATGCATCTCGGCAGATCAAGATACAGGTTACAGAGAGACGCGATGCCATCACATGAGGAGGTCGTGAGCTTCGCATCAGAGCTCTCCGAATCCATCGGATACTCCCTGGAGGATCAGGTGAGCCTCAGCAGGGTTGCGCTTTTATCGAGAGGAGATATCCATAGAAAACTAGATAAACCCTGA
- a CDS encoding deoxyribonuclease IV: MARFGVHISIAGGLHLSVGRAVELGCETYQIFTSNPRGWRKKRLSEDIIESFKSQLSSSGIWPVVGHMPYLPNLSSPKESVYSRSVQALRDELVRCSALGIPYLVTHMGSHLGSGRDSGISRIVSAIEAALSNSDGTKILLETTSGSRNSIGGRFEDIADVLERAGSDLLGICLDTCHVFAAGYDLRDEKSLDETLRAFDHTAGLKNLVLIHLNDSVGDLGSGLDRHEHIGMGKIGLNGFAAVINDRRLRELPMIMETPVDDRRDDRGNLEVVRGLSRRGPS; this comes from the coding sequence TTGGCGAGATTTGGAGTGCATATATCGATAGCTGGTGGCCTGCACCTCTCTGTGGGAAGGGCGGTCGAGCTGGGCTGCGAGACATATCAGATATTCACATCGAATCCGAGAGGATGGCGCAAGAAGAGGCTTTCAGAGGACATCATAGAATCTTTTAAAAGCCAGCTCAGCAGCTCGGGAATATGGCCTGTGGTTGGTCACATGCCGTATCTTCCGAATCTATCCTCCCCAAAAGAGAGCGTTTACTCCAGATCCGTACAGGCGCTGAGGGATGAGCTTGTGAGATGCAGCGCCCTGGGGATTCCGTATCTGGTAACGCACATGGGAAGCCACCTTGGATCTGGAAGGGATTCTGGCATATCTCGCATAGTCAGCGCGATCGAGGCTGCCCTCTCTAATTCAGATGGCACGAAGATCCTGCTTGAGACCACATCCGGATCGAGGAACAGCATCGGTGGCAGGTTCGAGGATATCGCAGATGTCCTGGAGAGGGCTGGCTCCGATCTCCTCGGCATCTGTCTGGATACATGCCATGTATTCGCTGCTGGCTACGATCTCAGAGATGAGAAAAGCCTGGATGAAACTCTAAGGGCATTTGACCACACTGCTGGACTGAAAAATCTCGTGCTGATCCATCTCAACGATTCCGTGGGCGATCTCGGATCCGGCCTGGACAGGCACGAGCATATCGGCATGGGGAAGATCGGACTGAACGGGTTCGCAGCTGTGATAAACGATCGCCGTCTGAGAGAGCTCCCCATGATAATGGAGACGCCTGTCGATGATAGGAGGGACGACCGCGGGAACCTGGAGGTTGTCCGTGGACTCAGCCGAAGAGGGCCCTCATGA
- a CDS encoding malic enzyme-like NAD(P)-binding protein → MSLQDDALRYHRMGKIAICSRVVLKDADDLSLAYTPGVAEPSLAISRNPDDVYLYTSKGNMVAVVTDGTAVLGLGDIGPLAAIPVMEGKALLFKRLAGIDAFPIALSTTDPSEIVETVVRISPVFGGINLEDISAPRCFEIENELKKMLDIPVFHDDQHGTAVVAVAALINALKLVGKSFEEISVAVSGAGAAGVAVTKFLLDFGVRDIRVCDRKGIIHREREDLSPIKRMLAELTNPGGMTGSLRDAMRGADVFIGLSAGGIVTRDMVEGMARDPIVFAMANPVPEIMPDEAKRAGARIVATGRSDYPNQVNNALGFPGIFRGALDVRASDINESMKKAAAMAIASLVDQIGEDRIIPSPLDQRVVPAVAEAVAEAAIESGVARVPLDPSEVRAHTVELVSKEWGRSL, encoded by the coding sequence ATGTCGCTTCAAGATGATGCTCTCAGGTACCACAGGATGGGCAAGATTGCCATCTGCAGCAGAGTCGTTTTGAAAGATGCTGACGATCTCAGCCTCGCCTACACACCCGGTGTGGCAGAGCCGTCCCTCGCGATAAGCAGGAACCCGGATGATGTGTATCTTTACACATCGAAGGGAAACATGGTGGCGGTCGTCACAGACGGCACCGCGGTTCTGGGACTCGGTGACATAGGTCCGCTGGCGGCGATACCCGTCATGGAGGGCAAGGCGCTTCTATTCAAGAGGCTTGCGGGTATCGATGCATTTCCGATCGCTCTGAGCACCACAGATCCATCAGAGATCGTGGAGACCGTGGTGAGGATCTCTCCGGTCTTCGGCGGCATAAACCTGGAGGATATCAGCGCGCCGAGGTGCTTTGAGATAGAAAATGAGCTCAAGAAGATGCTGGACATTCCCGTATTCCATGACGACCAGCATGGAACCGCCGTTGTTGCGGTTGCAGCCCTCATAAACGCGCTGAAGCTCGTCGGCAAGAGCTTTGAGGAGATATCGGTCGCTGTATCAGGAGCCGGTGCCGCAGGGGTCGCTGTGACGAAGTTTCTCCTGGACTTCGGCGTCAGGGACATCAGGGTCTGCGACCGGAAGGGCATAATCCATAGAGAGCGGGAAGATCTCAGCCCCATAAAGAGAATGCTGGCCGAGCTCACGAATCCAGGAGGAATGACCGGCTCACTGAGAGATGCGATGAGGGGCGCGGATGTCTTCATAGGGCTCTCTGCCGGTGGAATAGTCACCAGGGATATGGTCGAGGGTATGGCAAGGGATCCGATAGTGTTTGCAATGGCCAATCCCGTGCCTGAGATAATGCCTGACGAGGCGAAGAGGGCGGGCGCCAGGATAGTCGCCACCGGAAGGTCCGACTATCCAAACCAGGTGAACAACGCTCTCGGCTTCCCGGGCATATTCCGCGGCGCGCTAGATGTCAGGGCCAGCGATATAAACGAGAGCATGAAGAAGGCTGCCGCCATGGCCATAGCGTCCCTGGTGGATCAGATCGGTGAGGACCGCATAATCCCATCCCCATTGGATCAAAGAGTTGTTCCTGCGGTGGCAGAGGCGGTGGCAGAGGCCGCAATTGAGAGCGGCGTGGCGCGCGTGCCTCTCGACCCCTCGGAGGTGAGGGCTCATACGGTAGAGCTTGTATCGAAGGAGTGGGGTCGATCGCTGTAG
- a CDS encoding translation initiation factor IF-2 subunit alpha, whose translation MQREGWPEPGDLVVCTVDQVLDFGAFVTLDEYVDRKGFIHISEVASGWIKYIRDHVREGQKIVCKVLNVDKSKHHIDLSLKDVNEHQRREKIQAWKADLKAWKWLQMAYEGREEDLKRVKDTLMKNYSSLYGALEEAAMSGEESLSESGLTEEDIKIISRLAKENVKIPTVEISGYVDLRSFAPDGVEIIKKALKQAKRIRDKDATLEIRYVGAPRYRIKVIAPDYKHAEAALKKSAQAAIKYIEQHGGEGAFVREA comes from the coding sequence ATGCAGCGCGAAGGTTGGCCGGAGCCTGGGGATCTGGTTGTATGCACCGTTGATCAGGTCCTGGATTTTGGTGCGTTCGTCACGCTGGATGAGTATGTCGATAGAAAGGGATTCATCCACATCTCAGAGGTGGCGAGCGGCTGGATCAAGTACATCCGCGATCACGTCAGGGAGGGGCAGAAGATCGTCTGCAAGGTCCTGAATGTCGATAAATCGAAGCATCACATCGATCTCTCCCTGAAGGACGTCAACGAGCACCAGCGGAGGGAGAAGATCCAGGCTTGGAAGGCCGACCTCAAGGCCTGGAAATGGCTTCAGATGGCGTATGAGGGGCGGGAGGAGGATCTGAAGCGCGTCAAGGATACGCTGATGAAAAACTACAGCAGCCTGTACGGGGCCCTGGAGGAGGCCGCGATGAGCGGCGAGGAGAGCCTCTCCGAGAGTGGCCTCACAGAGGAGGACATAAAGATAATCTCCCGCCTAGCAAAGGAGAACGTCAAGATACCGACGGTCGAGATCTCCGGATATGTGGATCTTAGATCCTTCGCGCCGGATGGTGTGGAGATCATCAAAAAGGCTCTGAAGCAGGCAAAGCGTATACGGGACAAGGATGCGACGCTCGAGATAAGGTACGTCGGCGCGCCGAGGTACAGGATAAAGGTGATCGCCCCCGATTACAAGCATGCTGAGGCTGCCCTGAAAAAGTCGGCACAGGCTGCGATAAAGTACATTGAGCAGCACGGTGGAGAGGGCGCATTCGTGAGAGAGGCCTAG
- a CDS encoding ribose-phosphate diphosphokinase: MIIGGPSSQLLAGRVASILGERVALCEYRTFPDGEAYTQLQSEIDDDVVVIQSTPSDRDIVYLLQLLDIVRGRNVTLVIPYFGYARQDKIFKPGEPLTARAIAGALNPFLDAGSRVFTVNIHAQSVLSHFRCRAESLDATPLLAEEIRRLDLRDPVVISPDKGAIAMASRASEILGCEFDHLEKTRHSGTEVSIAPKEIDVRGRDVVIMDDMIATGGTMATAISMLRRQGAQSVHLAAVHPVLTGNALLKLYHAGVDRVIATDTLDRGVSTVSVAPLIAGAK, from the coding sequence ATGATCATAGGAGGTCCATCTTCGCAGCTGCTCGCCGGGCGGGTCGCCTCGATCCTCGGTGAGAGGGTGGCGCTCTGCGAGTACAGGACGTTCCCGGATGGGGAAGCATACACGCAGCTCCAGTCCGAGATCGATGATGATGTTGTTGTCATACAGAGCACCCCGTCGGACAGGGATATCGTTTATCTTCTCCAGCTCCTCGATATAGTCAGAGGAAGGAATGTGACGCTGGTCATACCCTACTTCGGGTACGCAAGGCAGGACAAGATATTCAAGCCCGGGGAGCCGCTGACCGCGAGGGCGATCGCAGGCGCCCTGAACCCGTTCCTTGATGCCGGCTCCAGGGTCTTCACGGTGAACATTCACGCGCAGTCTGTGCTCTCGCACTTCAGGTGCAGAGCAGAGAGCCTGGATGCGACTCCTCTTCTCGCAGAGGAGATCCGCAGGCTCGATCTGAGGGATCCTGTTGTGATCTCGCCGGACAAAGGCGCGATAGCGATGGCATCCAGGGCATCTGAGATCCTTGGATGCGAGTTCGATCATCTGGAGAAGACCAGACACAGCGGCACAGAGGTCTCGATCGCGCCGAAGGAGATCGATGTCAGGGGCAGGGATGTCGTGATAATGGATGACATGATAGCGACAGGAGGCACGATGGCCACTGCGATCTCGATGCTCCGCAGGCAGGGCGCTCAGAGCGTTCATCTGGCAGCGGTCCATCCTGTGCTCACTGGGAACGCGCTCTTAAAGCTCTATCACGCCGGCGTTGACAGGGTCATAGCCACAGACACGCTCGATCGCGGGGTGAGCACCGTCTCTGTAGCGCCGCTGATCGCCGGAGCGAAATGA
- a CDS encoding ArsR family transcriptional regulator, translating into MKESYVMKFDSRDMQVVEILRSLGVPRKVSNMLAYLANVEEATSRDIERGSDLRQPEVSIALRTLRKHNWIEESVRRNDGTGRPVKVYRLRASIDEILKYYEEEKLKEANRAMERIQKLRALLSQSGSS; encoded by the coding sequence ATGAAGGAGTCATATGTGATGAAGTTCGACTCTAGGGATATGCAGGTGGTCGAGATCCTTCGGAGCTTGGGGGTTCCAAGAAAGGTCTCGAACATGCTTGCTTACCTGGCAAACGTGGAGGAGGCCACGTCTCGAGACATCGAGAGGGGATCTGATCTGAGGCAGCCAGAGGTGAGCATAGCCCTGCGGACCCTGAGAAAGCACAACTGGATCGAGGAGAGCGTGCGCAGGAACGACGGCACAGGCAGGCCGGTGAAGGTTTACAGGCTCAGAGCATCGATAGACGAGATACTGAAGTACTACGAGGAGGAGAAGCTCAAGGAGGCGAACAGAGCCATGGAGCGGATACAGAAGCTCAGAGCCCTGCTCAGCCAGAGCGGATCCTCGTGA
- a CDS encoding phosphate ABC transporter substrate-binding protein — protein MLVRVTAMVASKSVVSVSMLILMLILLAIPSDGVGRVRVSGSTTVMPLAELCAEEFNFMCREYMVTVTAGGSGVGIIDAAEGRADIAMSSREIKPSERARYERPDRKFREIVVGYDAIIIVVSPQIYNSGVQSLTSTDVRRIYSGEIRNWKSVGGPDREIMVVGRKAGSGTRDTFNEIIMGSAAAETPGVSIEAMDSSEVKTAIVGSDRAIGYLGYSYVRAGGVMPVALNGIHPTMDNIRSGNYTLARKLYFYTFGEPTAGARTFIDFVLGPEGRRIAEMNGFIPP, from the coding sequence ATGCTGGTGAGAGTGACTGCAATGGTGGCCTCTAAGTCAGTGGTTTCAGTCAGCATGCTCATCCTCATGCTCATCCTGCTCGCCATTCCATCAGACGGTGTGGGGCGGGTTCGAGTATCCGGATCCACCACCGTCATGCCCCTCGCAGAGCTCTGCGCCGAGGAGTTCAACTTCATGTGCAGGGAGTACATGGTGACCGTCACAGCTGGCGGATCCGGAGTGGGGATAATCGACGCTGCCGAGGGAAGAGCGGATATAGCAATGTCCTCCAGGGAGATTAAGCCCTCGGAAAGGGCGCGTTACGAGCGGCCTGACCGCAAGTTCCGGGAGATTGTGGTCGGATACGATGCGATAATAATAGTCGTGAGCCCGCAGATATATAACAGCGGTGTGCAGAGCCTCACATCGACAGATGTCAGAAGGATATATTCCGGGGAGATAAGAAACTGGAAGTCCGTCGGAGGGCCTGATAGAGAGATCATGGTGGTTGGAAGGAAGGCGGGCTCCGGTACTAGGGACACATTCAATGAGATCATCATGGGATCCGCGGCTGCTGAGACGCCAGGCGTGAGCATCGAGGCCATGGACAGCTCGGAGGTCAAGACCGCGATAGTCGGGAGCGACAGGGCCATAGGCTACCTGGGATACAGCTACGTCAGGGCCGGCGGGGTTATGCCAGTAGCTCTGAATGGTATTCATCCAACTATGGACAACATAAGGAGCGGAAACTACACGCTCGCGAGGAAGCTGTACTTCTACACATTCGGCGAGCCGACCGCCGGAGCGAGGACATTCATAGACTTCGTTCTCGGCCCGGAGGGCCGCAGGATAGCGGAGATGAACGGATTCATACCGCCATGA